Proteins co-encoded in one Nicotiana sylvestris chromosome 7, ASM39365v2, whole genome shotgun sequence genomic window:
- the LOC104217409 gene encoding putative phytosulfokines 6 codes for MEQRNILFLLTLLVLLISYTTSARLLPTNSQDNQKIESNGISYSISSEVEDFTDLVGIEEYCEEKDEGCFKRRMVAEAHLDYIYTQHKPKP; via the exons ATGGAACAAAGAAATATTCTATTTCTTCTTACTCTTCTGGTTTTGCTTATTTCCTACACAACATCAGCTCGTCTTCTACCTACAAATTCTCAAG ATAATCAGAAGATTGAATCTAATGGAATTAGCTATTCAATTTCCTCAGAAGTTGAAGACTTCACCGAT CTCGTGGGGATAGAAGAATATTGTGAAGAAAAAGATGAAGGTTGTTTCAAGAGAAGAATGGTTGCAGAGGCTCATTTGGATTACATTTATACTCAACACAAGCCAAAGCCTTGA